From Patescibacteria group bacterium, the proteins below share one genomic window:
- a CDS encoding sigma-70 family RNA polymerase sigma factor, whose translation MKEKFLLFRIKAKKDPEAFGLIYDTYVKSIFRFIYFKVASTEQAEDLTSETFLKAWQYLKEKREVPYLRALLYSIARSTVIDHYRRIACERGDVSMEDERASGLTDAASDKLLRDVETRFDTAQVIEKLRGLKDEYREVVIMKYLDEMTSNEIADALGKSAANVRVLLHRATKALTEAIQHDQQGTRKTSLAVKK comes from the coding sequence TTGAAGGAAAAATTTCTCCTGTTCCGCATCAAAGCCAAGAAAGATCCGGAGGCTTTTGGTTTGATATACGACACCTACGTGAAGTCCATCTTCCGGTTCATCTATTTCAAGGTGGCGTCCACGGAACAGGCGGAAGATCTGACTTCTGAGACGTTCCTTAAAGCCTGGCAGTATCTCAAAGAAAAACGCGAGGTCCCATACCTGCGCGCCCTCCTCTATAGCATCGCACGCTCGACGGTGATCGATCATTACCGCCGCATCGCCTGCGAGCGCGGCGACGTGTCCATGGAGGACGAGCGGGCCAGCGGTCTCACTGACGCGGCGAGCGACAAGCTCCTCCGCGACGTCGAGACGCGCTTCGACACCGCGCAAGTCATCGAGAAACTGCGAGGCCTCAAGGACGAGTATCGCGAGGTCGTCATCATGAAGTATCTGGACGAGATGACCTCGAACGAAATAGCCGACGCTCTCGGCAAGTCGGCCGCGAACGTGCGTGTGCTCCTGCACCGCGCGACCAAGGCCCTCACCGAGGCCATCCAACATGACCAACAAGGAACTCGCAAAACTTCTCTCGCAGTCAAAAAATGA